TGGACCCGCGCCCGATACTTCGAACCCGAGGTGAGCACGATGGACCCGCGCGAGCGACTGGATCAAGCCCTGCACACAAACGACCGTCGGATCGACAACCCGGACCGTCGCCGGCTGATCGCCGACGCCCTGGAGCACCGCGAGGCCATTCCGCTGGCCACCGGCGCCCTGGCCACCTGGACCCGGCCCGAGTCCACGGGCCGGAGCCCGAAGGACACCTACATCGTGCGGCGGCCCGAGAGCGAGGCCACCATCGACTGGGACTCCCCCAACTGCATCCCCATGGATCCGGAGACCTTCGACATGCTGTGGGAGGACGCCTGCCGGGTACTGGGAACCAAGGACCGGGTGTACGTGACCGACCGGGTGGTGGGCGCGGACTCGGCCTACGCCCTGCCGGTGCGCACCGTGACCCCCCGGGCCCTGACGGCCCTGTTCAGCCACACCATGTTCCGGCCGGTGCCGGAGGACATCGGGCGCAGCGTGTTCGCCGACCGGCCGTTCGTCCTGCTGAGCCTGCCGGAGGACAAGGTGGAGGCCTCCCGGTACGAGGGGCGGCTGCGCAGGCTCCCGGACGGTCGGACCTCGGACATGGCCATCGTGATGGACTTCGACCGGCGCCTCGGGCTCGTGTACGGCTCGGCCTACTGCGGGACGAACAAGAAGCTGATGTTCACCGTGATGAACTACCTTCTGCCCGAGGCGGGCGTGCTGCCGCTCCACTGCTCGGCCAACGAGGGCAGGGCCGGCGACTGCGCCCTTCTGCTGGGGCTGTCGGGCACCGGCAAGACCACCCTGTCGGCCGACCCCTCCCGGGCCCTGCTGGGCGACGACGAGCACGGGTGGAGCGACCGGGGCATCGCCAACTTCGAGTTCGGGTGCTACGCGAAGCTGATCAACCTGCGCCAGGACAAGGAGCCGGAGATCTGGCACGCCACCTTCCACGAGGCAGACCCCCTGGACCACGGCGCCATCGTCGAGAACCTGATGGTGTACCCCGACGGCACCTTCGACGTGGACGACGATCGGCTCACCCCCAACTCCCGGGTGGCCTATCCCCTGTCGTTTCTGTCGAACATCAAGACCCCTCCGGTGAGCGGCCATCCCACCACCATCCTGTTTCTGGCCGCCGACGCCAACGGCGTGCTCCCCCCGGTGGCCCGGCTGGACAAGCATCGGGCCATGTTCTGGTTCCTCATGGGGTACACGAGCAAGCTGGCCGGCACCGAGACCGGCATCAAGGAGCCGGTGAGCACCTTCTCCCGGTTCTTCGGCGCCCCGTTCATGCCGCGCAACCCCGAGGATTACGCCCGGATGCTGGGCGAGAAGCTGGACCGGCACGGGACCCGGGTGTACCTGGTGAACACCGGCTGGAGCGGCGGGCCCTACGGCGTGGGCCAACGCATGGACATCGCCCTGACCCGGGCCGTGGTGAACGCGGCCCTCGCGGGCCAGCTCGAAGAGGTCCCCTACGAGGAGGACCCCCTGTTCCACCTGGCCGTGCCCCGCGAATGCCCCGGCGTTCCGTCGGAGGTGCTGATCCCCCGCAACACCTGGCCCGACCCGGCCGCCTACGACGAGCGGGCCCGCCGGCTCGCCGAGGAGTTCCGGAGCCACTTCGAGTCCGCCTACGGCGGGAAGGGGATCGCCCCCGCCGTGGCCGCCCAGTGCCCGGGCCGGTAACTTCCGCTGGAAAGCTAGAAAGCGAGAAGGCTGGGAAGCTAGGCGGCCTGGCGGCTCCCGAGCCGCCGAGAAAAAAAGACCCGGCCCCGAAACGCGGGGCCGGGTGAGGAAGGGGGCGAGGCGCCCCTTTTCTCAGTGGCCCATGAACCCCCAGGCGATCAGCGCGATCCCCACCAGCCCCACGCCCAGCGCGGTGAATCCGATCACCTGGCCCACCAGGTCCCACAGGGGCGGGGTGGGCTCCTCCTGCAGCGTCTCCAGCACCCCTTGGCGTTTCAGGCGCTCGTACCACGGGCGGCGCTCCTCCCACAGCTCGTGCTTGGGCAGCCGGCCCGTGAAGATCACCGGATCCATGGGGAACTTTCCGGGACGGAAGTGGGTGTTGAAGAAGTGCACCGTGAAGATGAAGCCCGACGCCAGCAGGGCCTCGTCGCTGTGCACGATCATGGCCACGTTGAAGACCCACCCCGGCAGGAACCTGCCGAAGAACTCGGGGAACCACAGGAGCAGCCCCGATCCGCCGATGGCGAACATCCCCCAGAACACGGCGAGGAAGTCGAACTTCTCCCAGTAGGTCCACCGGTCGAAGGTGGGCTCGGGGCCCAACCCGAAGAACCACCGGATCATGGCGCCGATGTCCTTCGCGTCCCGCCAGGTGGGCACCAGGGAGTCGGGACCCACCAGCTTCTGCCAGACCGTCTCACCGGTGTCCTTGAGGAACAGGTAGTACAGGATGTACCCGATGCAGGCGCCGAAGTAGGCGAAGGTGATCCCCGCGCAGATCCGGTGGATCCAGCCGGCCCGGTGGGGCCCGCCCAGCAGCCCCATCACGGCCGGGGCCCAGGGCGCGTCGTGGAACTTCAGGGGAAGCCCCGTGGCCACCAGGCCCAGGAAGCTCGCCATCATGGTCAGGTGCAGGATGCGGTCGAACCAGTTGAACCGGCGGTAGGGCCGGAGGGGCTCCTCCACCTCCGACAGCTGGTAGTGCCCCCTGCGCAGCCGCTCGCGCCGTTCCCAGTAGGCCGCCCGCCACCACAGCAGGGTGTGGAGCCAGAACACCGCAAACACCGCCACGAGCAGCCCCGTCATGAACAGCCAGGTGTAGTAGAGCACCGGGTAGTTCTCCTTGTCCCGGTGGTCGGCGTGGGGCAGGAACTGGGCGAACTGGATGGTGGAGCCCGGGTGGCACTTCCCGCAGGTCTTGGGCAGGTTGTCCGGGTAGGTGCTGGAGGCGGGGTCGGTGGAGGGCAGGATGCCGTGGGCCCCGTGGCAGTCGGCGCAGCCCGCAGCCAGGGCCGAGCCCAGGGCCTCCACCTTGCCGTGGTAGCTCTCCTCGTACGTCTTCACCGCGATGGTGGGCACACCGTTGCGGCGCATCATGGCCTCGTCGGCATGGCACCGGTGGCAGGTGTCGGTGTGGAACGCCCGGTACTCGTGGGTGTTGGGATCCCCCAGCTCCTCGATCCGGTGGAGCCCGTGGCAGTCGTTGCAGGCGGCCGAGTCGTTGTTGCCGGCGGCCACGGCCTTGCCGTGGACGCTGGCGGCGTACTCCTCGCTCTCGTGGCACACCGAGCACACCTCCACCACCCGAACCTTGGATCCGTCCCATTTTGTGATGGAGTGCACATCCGAGTGGCAGTCGGAGCAGCGCACGTCGTTCATCATGTGCACCGAGGCGAAGTGCTCCCGGCCCTCGTCCGGATGACACCGGTGGCAGGTCTCGACCTTGTCCTGGGTCCTCGATCCGCAGGCCTCGTGCTCCTCGATGTCCACCACGTCGTAGTGGCAGCTGTTGCACGCGTTTCGGCCGTGGACCGACGCGGAGTAGGCCTCGTAGTCGATCTCCTCGTGGCACTCCACGCACTGGCTGTCGTCCACGGAGGCGTCGGCGCCCCAGGGGGTGCCCACGACCACGACGAACACGGCGCCAGCCGCCCACATCGCTCGAACCGATCTCCACTTCATGACAACTCCCCTCTTCCCGAATAGAAAAGAATCCTCATGCCAAACCGCCTTCTCCACGCACCTCCTTTCTCCCCCCGGCCCATGTGCAGTCCTTCACGACCGACCGGATCAAAGCATCCAACCTATTTCCCGTCAAGATCGAAAGATTTATCCAAAGTTTTTCACGCCATGCACAGAAACAAAAAAGAGTGAAACAAAACCGAAACATCCCGCTCGGCCGCCCCCCCAAGGCCGGCCGGGTTGACCCGAGAGGCCGGCCGGGGCTAGGGTAGGCGGCCGCTCGTCTCCGGAGGAAACCCCATGCCCTGCCCGTCTCGCGCCGCCGCCCTGGACTCGCTCCGGTTCTGCTTCGAGCCGGAGGCGGGGCGCCGGTTCTGGTCCGGCCTTGCGGGCCCGCCGGCGTTCGCCTGCGTGATCGCCTCCACCGACACCGCCGAGATCCCGGGGATCTCGGCCGCGGGGGAGACGCCCGAGAAGCGCCGGTTCACGGCCGCCCTCGACAGCGAGTTCCTCGTGTTCGGCCGACCCCTCACCCTGCCCGAGATTCCCCGCAACCCCCTGGGCCCTCCGAGCCCGGTGGTGATCACCAAGGCCGCGTTGGACGGGCTGGGCGTGGTGCCCCTGATCGTGGACGCCGGCACGCGGGTGCCGCCGCTGACGCCCCGGCTGGACCTGGGGGGGGCGCCGGGCCGGTGCATCACCACCGGCAACGCCGTGGACCTGCCCCCGGGGTTCCGGGACCGATGCCGCGAGGCCGGCCGGTATCTGGCCTCCCGGGCCGCCTGGGCGGTGATCGCCGAGAGCGTGCCCGGCGGAACCACCACGGCCCAGGCCGTGCTCGAGGCCCTGGGCGTGCCGGCCGGGGGACGGGTGTCGTCCTCCATGCCCGGGGGCAACCACGAGCTCAAGGCCCAGGTGGTGGACCAGGCCCTGGCCGCCGCCGCCCTGTCCGACCGCCCTTCCGGAGAGGAGGTGGTCCGGGCCGTGGGCGACCCCATGCAGGCCGCCGTGGCCTGGATGGCCCTCGAGGCGAGCCGGTCGGTGCCGGTGGTGCTCGCGGGCGGCACCCAGATGGCCGCGGTGACGGCGCTGGCGCTCAGGCTGTGGCAGGAGGGGGAGCCCGGCGAGCCGGGCCGGATGTGCATCGCCACCACCCGGTGGGTGGCGGAGGACCCGGCCGCGGACCTGACGGGCATCCTCTCCCACCTGCCCCGGCGGATCCCGGCCGTGGCCTGCGGCCTGGACTTCACGGACAGCCGGGACCCGGGGCTGCGGCGGTACGAGGAGGGCCTGGTGAAGGAGGGGGTGGGCGCCGGCGGCGCGGCGTGCGCGGCCCTGGCCGCGGGCCGCCC
This is a stretch of genomic DNA from Deferrisoma camini S3R1. It encodes these proteins:
- a CDS encoding phosphoenolpyruvate carboxykinase (ATP); amino-acid sequence: MDPRERLDQALHTNDRRIDNPDRRRLIADALEHREAIPLATGALATWTRPESTGRSPKDTYIVRRPESEATIDWDSPNCIPMDPETFDMLWEDACRVLGTKDRVYVTDRVVGADSAYALPVRTVTPRALTALFSHTMFRPVPEDIGRSVFADRPFVLLSLPEDKVEASRYEGRLRRLPDGRTSDMAIVMDFDRRLGLVYGSAYCGTNKKLMFTVMNYLLPEAGVLPLHCSANEGRAGDCALLLGLSGTGKTTLSADPSRALLGDDEHGWSDRGIANFEFGCYAKLINLRQDKEPEIWHATFHEADPLDHGAIVENLMVYPDGTFDVDDDRLTPNSRVAYPLSFLSNIKTPPVSGHPTTILFLAADANGVLPPVARLDKHRAMFWFLMGYTSKLAGTETGIKEPVSTFSRFFGAPFMPRNPEDYARMLGEKLDRHGTRVYLVNTGWSGGPYGVGQRMDIALTRAVVNAALAGQLEEVPYEEDPLFHLAVPRECPGVPSEVLIPRNTWPDPAAYDERARRLAEEFRSHFESAYGGKGIAPAVAAQCPGR
- a CDS encoding cytochrome c3 family protein is translated as MKWRSVRAMWAAGAVFVVVVGTPWGADASVDDSQCVECHEEIDYEAYSASVHGRNACNSCHYDVVDIEEHEACGSRTQDKVETCHRCHPDEGREHFASVHMMNDVRCSDCHSDVHSITKWDGSKVRVVEVCSVCHESEEYAASVHGKAVAAGNNDSAACNDCHGLHRIEELGDPNTHEYRAFHTDTCHRCHADEAMMRRNGVPTIAVKTYEESYHGKVEALGSALAAGCADCHGAHGILPSTDPASSTYPDNLPKTCGKCHPGSTIQFAQFLPHADHRDKENYPVLYYTWLFMTGLLVAVFAVFWLHTLLWWRAAYWERRERLRRGHYQLSEVEEPLRPYRRFNWFDRILHLTMMASFLGLVATGLPLKFHDAPWAPAVMGLLGGPHRAGWIHRICAGITFAYFGACIGYILYYLFLKDTGETVWQKLVGPDSLVPTWRDAKDIGAMIRWFFGLGPEPTFDRWTYWEKFDFLAVFWGMFAIGGSGLLLWFPEFFGRFLPGWVFNVAMIVHSDEALLASGFIFTVHFFNTHFRPGKFPMDPVIFTGRLPKHELWEERRPWYERLKRQGVLETLQEEPTPPLWDLVGQVIGFTALGVGLVGIALIAWGFMGH
- the cobT gene encoding nicotinate mononucleotide-dependent phosphoribosyltransferase CobT produces the protein MPCPSRAAALDSLRFCFEPEAGRRFWSGLAGPPAFACVIASTDTAEIPGISAAGETPEKRRFTAALDSEFLVFGRPLTLPEIPRNPLGPPSPVVITKAALDGLGVVPLIVDAGTRVPPLTPRLDLGGAPGRCITTGNAVDLPPGFRDRCREAGRYLASRAAWAVIAESVPGGTTTAQAVLEALGVPAGGRVSSSMPGGNHELKAQVVDQALAAAALSDRPSGEEVVRAVGDPMQAAVAWMALEASRSVPVVLAGGTQMAAVTALALRLWQEGEPGEPGRMCIATTRWVAEDPAADLTGILSHLPRRIPAVACGLDFTDSRDPGLRRYEEGLVKEGVGAGGAACAALAAGRPPRDLVHAIEEVVRALPPA